CAGTTTTAGCACCTTCTCTTGCCACACAACCACTTATCGGGGCGTTTTTCAGGGATTCTGGCGAAAACTTTATAAAGCTAACCCAAAAGGTTTAGCTGGACGTGGCCGGGGTGGTGTAGCCTGGTCCAGCACAGGGGACTGTGGATCCCCTAGCCCGGGTTCAAATCCCGGCCCCGGCCCCATAACGGCCCTTGCAAGGCAAGCGCTGGCGGAAAGCCGCTGACTGTTCTGGAAAAGTCAAAGGAGCCCTTCAATCAGCCTGTAATCCTCTTCGGGGATTTCCCTCATGGCTTTGCCCATTAAATGCCCGCTCCACTTCTTCTTGTTCGTGATGAACTTCAGCCTTGGAATGAGCGGCTTGAAGTCGAGCTCGCCGAGCTTCAGGGGCTTAACCCCTATCCTCAGCGGGTAGGTCTCATTTAGGTGTGGCGGGCTTTTGAAGATCCTCGTTGAATCCTCATAAGGCCCGCTAACGACCTCAAAGATGCCCACGATCCTGGGTTCGAGGACTTCTTTGTCCTTCCGCTCCTGCTTCAGGTAAATTACAAGCCTGTCGCCGGGTTTAACTTTGGCGATAGTGTTTTTGTGCCTCTTCGCGACTCCCCAGACGTTCCTGTTCTTAACAACCTCCCAGTTGTCGCGATTGTGATGCAGAGCCAATAGGTCATGGGGTTTTACCTGTGGAAGGATAGATAATTAACCGTTTGTTGCCTTTGATGGACAAACCTAAGCGATAAATTTATAAAGAAGTTTGTATCAATATACAATGAAGATGAGGGTAAGTCCCGGTGTCCGCCGCGTACCTTGAGGTACGCTCAAACGGGCGACCCGGGGGCCGATTCGTACTTCTCGTTTGGTTTTAGTAGACATTCTTGAACTTTAGAACTCTTCCAGCGTCTTCAAACTTCTTAATGAGATCCTCTCTACCATCGAGCTTTCTGAAAAATGCATTGACGACAAAATCGGCCACCTGAATAAGGGGTTCTGCCTGTGAATCTTTTTGATAGACCTCTACATTGATTCCGTAGGGGATTTCCCCCGTTATCATCTCTTGTATGTCCTCCTCCAGATTCCCCTCTCTAGAGCTCTTTGTGTGATAGCGGTCAAGATATACCTCAACTGTTAAGGCTTTGTCGGGCGTGTACCCGATTCTGTCTAAGTAACGTTTCAGGGAGCCCACGATCAGAACCCTTGCGATGTAGTTGTAGTGATTAGCCTTCTGAGAGCTGTCGGTCTTGATGTAATCGTAGGTGTTACTCTTGTTTACGTAAACCGCTGCTATGCAGGCGCTAGGACATTTGAAGAGTTCATCAAGAATGAACTTTCTTATATTATTATCGCTCTTTGAGGCTTTCAGCTCCGGGATGTCCTTTTTCTTCTTGCCCAGTTTGTCTCTGGCCTTTTTAGGGATTCTCCGAGCTTTTTTCACATCATCTGCTTTCAGTATGATTACGCCCATAACAAAGTATTGGCTACTCTTACCCGAAAATCCTAAGTCTCCTGCCTCGTCGAGGACGATGTAAAGGTGAACCATCTTAAGCCTCCCATTCGTTGTCCCGCTGTGTTCAGATCGCAGAATAAATATACCTTGCCCCTGCGAAAGTTGGATATCCGTTAAGTTTCTCGTGATGATCTTATCAAACTGCCATTTGGTGAAGCTCTGATAGAGCATGAGAGACGTTATCGAGAGGTGCATATCACTTCTGGAAGGCTCAGGAAAACCAGGCCGATGTAGATAAGGCCAATGAGCCAGCTGGCTAAATGCGAAATGACCAGAAGGGCATCACATCAAGTAGTTCCACCATCATGGGAAAAATGTTGAACAAACTGGCATCCATTGGATTTCAAAGCTATAAGCGAAAGTTCCGACTACAAGGGAAATTGTGAATCCTTTCTCCGAAATTCTACCTGGAGGTTCAAAGGTCGATAAGATAATCGGTGGCTACCTAGAAACTTGAGGATGGCAAAACCGTCTTCTTGAAGCCGTCCACGCTGAGGGTTCAGCCCAGAATGAAATCTTTTGTCAGTAGTCACCAGCTGTTCTGCCCCACCAGATAAAACCCCGGGGGTATCCCAAAAATCCCGGGACCGCAAAAAGCCCGCTAAAACGCGAAGTCCTCCAGGGAAAACTCCTCCATGACCCTTTCAAACTCGTTCTCCGGGGCATAGGTGAAGCCGCACTTTGAGCACTTCAAAACGCCGCTCTCTTCGCCCAGCGGCGAGAAGCAGACCGGACAGCGGTACTCCTCGCGGCGGAGCCTCTCGTAGACCTCATCGCGCATGACCACCAGGTTGAGCTCGCTCTCCCAGTCCTCGTGCAAAAGCCCCCAGTAGGGGGCCTCGGTCGGGTAGAAGTCCTCAAGGATGAGCGCCTTTATCCCTATACCCCTGACCCCCGGGGGCAGCTTTACCGCCGGCTCTATCACAACCACGTACTGGTCGTAGAACTCTATGTTCTCCGCCCTGACCGTCAGGCCGCGGGAGAGCCTGGAACGGAGGGGGAAAAGCTGGAGGAAGAGGCTTTCCTTCTCAACGTCCCAGCTGGCGCTCAGGGAAACCGGCCCCTTCGTGAAGAACTGGGTTATGGAGCGGTCGTCCTTGTCCTCCCCGGCAAAAGAGAAGCCCAGCTTTTTCACGGCCCTCCAGAGGAAGTTGGGCCTCGGAAGCTTTTGGTAGTTCACCAGGTACTCCCCTATCCAGCCAGCCAGGGGCATGGAGTAACCTATGAAGGCCTGCCTCTGGACGCGGAGGTAGGCAACGCTGGGGAGGAGCTTGAAGCCGGCTTCCATCAAAAAGTGTGCGGTTTTGTGGTATATATGCCTATCGCAGGTAGGCCAGAAGGAACAAAGAGGCCTCACGAACCGAAGAACTCATCGAGGCTAATCCCCTTCCTCTTTTTCTTTGTGCTTTTACTCACGTCCTTCTTTTCGGGAGCACGGGCCTTAGAGGAAGTTTTTCCTGAGTCAGCGGAGGGTGCTGTTTTTATTTCGGAGCTTTTTGGGGGCTCTGAACTCCCTTCACCTTTATCCGCGGGTTTCTCCCCTTTTAAGGCATTCCCGTTCTTTCCGTTGAACCCGTCGAGGTAGCCGCTGGCCCCGTTCGAACTGCCGGTCCTCTCCTGTATCATCCTCTCGCAGATGTCCGCGGAAAAGCCCATGAGCGTTCTCTGCTTCTCCGGGAAGACGGTCTCGAAGAGCGTCCTTATGTCCTTCTCGGTCATGCATATCCTCTGCTTCGTGTAGCTGGGGACGTTGTATTTAGTAACCAGCATCTTGGCCGTTGAGAGGTACTTCTCAATGGCGCCCTTGCTGACGGTGAGGACTATCTTTCCGCCGCACTTGGGGCACGTCTCGCTCATGGGCGGCCTCCGGTACTTCGTGTTGCACTTCACACAGCGGAACTCCTGCCTCGTGAAACTCCTGAGGTTGCCCCTTAAATCGGGGATTATGTGGGAGTTGAGTATCGTCTCTGCAACGTGGTGCTCATCAACGGCGCGGATCCGTTCTGCCAGGGCCAGCTGTTTCTCAACCTTCTCCTCCATGTCGCCGAGCTGTTTGTAGAGGCTCATTTTTGGCCCCAGGCCGATGTCATCGGTGTCGTGGGTGAACTTTATGCCCTCGTACATCCCGGGCTTTCCAAGCCTGTCCTCCACGCGCTCGATGACCTTTACCTCCTTGGGCGATTTCAGCTCGTAGGTGGCCTTATAGAAC
This is a stretch of genomic DNA from Thermococcus zilligii AN1. It encodes these proteins:
- a CDS encoding DUF3800 domain-containing protein, whose amino-acid sequence is MHLSITSLMLYQSFTKWQFDKIITRNLTDIQLSQGQGIFILRSEHSGTTNGRLKMVHLYIVLDEAGDLGFSGKSSQYFVMGVIILKADDVKKARRIPKKARDKLGKKKKDIPELKASKSDNNIRKFILDELFKCPSACIAAVYVNKSNTYDYIKTDSSQKANHYNYIARVLIVGSLKRYLDRIGYTPDKALTVEVYLDRYHTKSSREGNLEEDIQEMITGEIPYGINVEVYQKDSQAEPLIQVADFVVNAFFRKLDGREDLIKKFEDAGRVLKFKNVY
- a CDS encoding eL43 family ribosomal protein, with translation MEAGFKLLPSVAYLRVQRQAFIGYSMPLAGWIGEYLVNYQKLPRPNFLWRAVKKLGFSFAGEDKDDRSITQFFTKGPVSLSASWDVEKESLFLQLFPLRSRLSRGLTVRAENIEFYDQYVVVIEPAVKLPPGVRGIGIKALILEDFYPTEAPYWGLLHEDWESELNLVVMRDEVYERLRREEYRCPVCFSPLGEESGVLKCSKCGFTYAPENEFERVMEEFSLEDFAF